The DNA sequence AGAACAAATAATAGAGGAATAAAGTGTTGTAAGGGTGCATTTGGAGAGTAAATTAATAACATAAGATAAATGaagaatcatttttattaaatattttaaagatttattttatttataagattTAATGTAGGGGAATAAAGTGTTGTAAGGGTGCATTTGGAGAGTAAATTAATAACATAAAGATAAATGaagaatcatttttattaaatatttttcagatttattttattaataagatgtaataaagtaaaataaagaaaagaaaaataagtttcCATTGAGGATTTGATTCTAAATTTTTAGATCCGTTGAGTACTAATACTTTAACTATTAGgttattaaatcttttatgACAAGAACTGAAAACAAAtagtattactatatttttacattCAGAAGTgactattataatatttttcgaTTAAACTCTAGGGATATTTAGGCCTCCAAAAAATTCGAACCCCCATTATATCCCCTAAATCCGCCACGCTTTCATTTCGTCCTCAACATCCGACTAATTGAAGATTTTCCATTTATTAGACgtagcaaaataaaaaagtaagactATTATTTATGAACAAAGTATTTTATCtatcccaaaataatatcacaatttctttttctttttttcatttttttttcatttttcttatttgtaaACAATAAATGCTACTAATACTCCAAGTAACCATCTTGTCTCTTCTTCCATTATTACTTtaatactaacttttttcaatttttataaatacattaaattactttttctttgtttatttaacTCGTTAAACACCATCTcctaaaataaacataatatcaacaccgCCCAAATGTATAGAATTCGATTCCTAAAGGTCAATTGGGTCGTTACATATTCTCTCTACACATGAAAAACTTAACGCATCACTATAATTACTTACTTTCTGAAAATTAAACCGAAAAagaggaataaaataaagaaaaattattaaatgtaatttgCATGATTCGCCGAGATCCTATGTAAATAGGAGCGGGAAGTTGATCGAAATTCAGCCTACTCAAATCATTTCTCTCATTTCCTCTTGTTTTCCAAGTGGAGCTTTTTTgattgtttttcttcttttttcattcTGAATCTGATCCGAGCAACTGCGAAATGTGAGTTTTTCTTTCCGAGGAATCTCATTCGCTTCTTCTGATCAATGTGCTAGATCTGTTTGTGAATTCAATTTGCGTTTGATTTCGGATTTAAATCATGTAATTTAGTTTAGGCGTTGGTTTAAGCTTGTGCTTGCTGAGCAGTTATGGTGaatgttttgatttgattggaTGCACAGAGCCGAGTTAATGATTTTGCTGTTTAATTAACTTAATCATGCTTAATTGCTTCTTATTATCGAAATACTCTGCGATTAATGACTGAGTTCGGTTTTCCCTACATTGGGGAAAATTAATGAGTTTTGCGGAATTGGATTGGAATTGTTAGGTTTAGAGATCCCAAAAACTTGATCTTGATAGAGGACAATTTACTTGATGATTGGCTTAGTATAGATTTAGGTTTTAGCTTAATTTCATTGATTTGTGCATAAATTTGCTGCAGAATTCTAGGTGAAGATGTCGGCATTTACTCCCAAAATATCCTGATTACTGGGGCTGCGGATTCATTGCATCGCACGTTGCGAATAGGCTAGTTCGAAACTATCCTGAATACAAGATTGTTGTGCTTGACAAGCTTGATTACTGCTCAATCTGAAGAATCTATACCCTTCCAACTCACCTCCCAATTTCCGGAGTTTGTTAAGGAGACATCAGTAGTGCTGACCTCGTGAACTACCTTCTCATCACTGAGAATTGCTCCCGATACTGATGCCGCTGCTGCTCAGACTCATGTTGACAATTCATTCGGCAACAGCTTTGAGTTCACCAAGAACAACATCTATGGCACTCATGTCCTTCTGGAGGCCTGCAAGGTTACTGGGGGAGTCAGGGAGGTTTATCCATGTCAGCACTGACGAGGTGTATGGGGAGGCAGGATGAGGATGCTGTTGTTGGCAACCATGAGGCGTCGCAGCTGCTACGAACCCTTACTCAGCAACCAAGGCAGGGGCGGAGATGCTTGTCATGGCGTATGTTGAGTCTTATGGATTGCCTGTGATCACAACTCGTGGGAACAATGTTTATGGCCCGAATCAGTTCCCTGAGAAGTTGATTCCCAGTTTTATCCTCTTGGCCTTGAGGGGCAGCCTCTGCCTATCCATGGCGATGGCTCTAATGTGCGGAGTTATCTCTACTGTGAGGATGTTGCGGAACGTTTAGTGGTTCTCCACAAGGAGAAGTTGGCCATGTGTACAACATTGGGACGAAGAGGGAGAGAAGAGTCATCGATGTTGCTCAAGATATATGCAAGCTGTTTAACAAGGATGCCAAGTGCATTCAGTTTGTGGAGAACAGGCCATTCAATGATCAGAGGTATTTCCTTGGCCGACGAAGCTGAAGAATTTGGGGTGGGCTGAGAGGACTGCTTGGGAAGATGGGTTGAGGAAGACGATGGAGTGGTACATCAGCAACCCGGACTGGGTGGGGTGATGTCTCTGGTGCTCTGATGCCTCATCCTAGAATGTTGATGATGCCCGGTGGCACGGATAGGGCATCTGATAACGCTAGCCAGGCCAAGGCGTTGGTCCCGGCTGACAAAAACAGCTCTCCTTCAGAAACCAGCCTTCAAGTTCTTGATCTATGGCAGGACAGGGTGGATTGGTGGCTTGCTTGCTCGGTGAGCTCTGTGAGAAACAAGGGATCCTTACGAATATGGAAGGGCGTTTGCAGGATCGTGCATCACTTTTAGGCGGATATTGCCACTGTTAAGCCTACTCATGTCTTCAATGCTGCTGGTCTCACAGGTAGNNNNNNNNNNNNNNNNNNNNNNNNNNNNNNNNNNNNNNNNNNNNNNNNNNNNNNNNNNNNNNNNNNNNNNNNNNNNNNNNNNNNNNNNNNNNNNNNNNNNgattgtttttcttcttttttttcattctgaATCTGATCCGAGCAACTGCGAAATGTGAGTTTTTTCTTTCCGAGATCTCATTCGCTTCATTTCTGATCCAATGTGCTAGATCTGTTTGTGAATTCAATTTGCGTTTGATTTCGGATTTAAATCATGTAATTTAGTTTAGGCGTTGGTTTAAGCTTGTGCTTGCTGAGCAGTTATGGTGaatgtttgatttgattggATGTTTAGAGCCGAGTTAATGATTTTGCTGTTTAATTAACTTAATCATGCTTAATTGCTTCTTATTATCGAAATACTCTGCGATTAATGACCTAGagttcggttttttttttccctacaTTGGGGAAAATTAATGAGTTTTGCGGAATTGGATTGGAATTGTTAGGTTTAGAGATGCAAAAACTTGATCTTGGTAACTTGATTTTGCTTGTGGCTTAAGTATAGATTTAGGTTTTAGCTTAATTTTCATTGATTTGTGCATAAATTTGCTGCAGAATTCTAGGTGAAGATGTCGGCATTTACTCCCAAAAATATCCTGATTACTGGGGCTGCCGGATTCATTGCATCGCACGTTGCGAATAGGCTAGTTCGAAACTATCCTGAATACAAGATTGTTGTGCTTGACAAGCTTGATTACTGCTCCAATCTGAAGAATCTATACCCTTCCAACTCCTCTCCCAACTTCAAGTTTGTTAAGGGAGACATCGGTAGTGCTGACCTCGTGAACTACCTTCTCATCACTGAGAACATCGACACGATTATGCACTTTGCTGCTCAGACTCATGTTGACAATTCATTCGGCAACAGCTTTGAGTTCACCAAGAACAACATCTATGGCACTCATGTCCTTCTGGAGGCCTGCAAGGTTACTGGGAGTCAGATCAGGAGGTTTATCCATGTCAGCACTGACGAGGTGTATGGGGAGACGGATGAGGATGCTGTTGTTGGCAACCATGAGGCGTCGCAGCTGCTTCCCACGAACCCTTACTCAGCAACCAAGGCAGGGGCGGAGATGCTTGTCATGGCGTATGGTAGGTCTTATGGATTGCCTGTGATCACAACTCGTGGGAACAATGTTTATGGCCCGAATCAGTTCCCTGAGAAGTTGATTCCCAAGTTTATCCTCTTGGCCTTGAGGGGGCAGCCTCTGCCTATCCATGGCGATGGCTCTAATGTGCGGAGTTATCTCTACTGTGAGGATGTTGCGGAGGCGTTTGAAGTGGTTCTCCACAAGGGAGAAGTTGGCCATGTGTACAACATTGGGACGAAGAGGGAGAGAAGAGTCATCGATGTTGCTCAAGATATATGCAAGCTGTTTAACAAGGATGCCAAGTGCATTCAGTTTGTGGAGAACAGGCCATTCAATGATCAGAGGTATTTCCTTGACGACGAGAAGCTGAAGAATTTGGGGTGGGCTGAGAGGACTGCTTGGGAAGATGGGTTGAGGAAGACGATGGAGTGGTACATCAGCAACCCGGACTGGTGGGGTGATGTCTCTGGTGCTCTGATACCTCATCCTAGAATGTTGATGATGCCCGGTGGCACGGATAGGGCATCTGATAACGCTAGCCAGGCCAAGACGTTGGTCCCGGCTGACAAAAACAGCTCCTCCCTTCAGAAACCAGCCTTCAAGTTCTTGATCTATGGCAGGACAGGGTGGATTGGTGGCTTGCTCGGTGAGCTCTGTGAGAAACAAGGGATCCCTTACGAATATGGAAAGGGGCGTTTGCAGGATCGTGCATCACTTTTGGCGGATATTGCCACTGTTAAGCCTACTCATGTCTTCAATGCTGCTGGTCTCACGGGTAGACCCAACGTTGACTGGTGCGAGTCTCACAAGGTGGAGACAATCCGTACCAACGTCGTTGGCACATTGACTCTTGCAGATGTCTGCAGAGAGCAAGGTCTTCTAGTGGTGAACTATGCGACTGGCTGTATATTCGAGTACGATGCTGCACACCCCGAGGGATCTGGGATCGGTTTCAAGGAGGATGACACCCCCAATTTTGCCGGCTCGTACTATTCCAAGACCAAGGCCATGGTAATAACCCGAACACTGCAATCTGTTATCAACATGACATCTCATTGTGTTTGTATACTGACTTCTTTGCATATCCTCCACAGGTGGAGGATCTCTTGAAAGAGTTTGACAACGTGTGCACGCTAAGAGTCAGGATGCCAATATCCTCTGACCTTGAGAACCCGCGCAACTTCATCATAAAGATCTCCCGGTACAACAAGGTGGTGAACATCCCCAACAGCATGACAGTCTTGGACGAGCTTCTCCCAATCTCGATCGAGATGGCCAAGCGAAACCTCAGGGGAGTGTGGAACTTCACTAACCCTGGCGTCGTCAGCCACAACGAGTGCCTGGAGCTGTACAAGAAGTACATCAACCCGGAGTTCAAGTGGAGCAACTTCACGCTCGAGGAGCAAGCCAAGGTGATCGTTGCTGCCAGGAGCAACAATGAGATGGACGCTTCCAAGTTGAAGGAGGAGTTCCCGGAGCTGCGATCCATCAAGGAGTCGTTGATCAAGTACGTTTTCGAGCCCAACAAGAAGACCTCTGCTGCTTGAAGGGTGTCCAGATTTGCATACATCACATTACAATGCAATACATATtgtattagttattattaCTGCATCTTCTTGttgtttctctctttattGTATGTTAATTTAGAGTTTGATCAACGCCTTTGGCTTAGTTGGTCAAGCTTGTTTGTGGGTGTAACATTCTTCAAACATCgtactaaataaatatactacataCAATTGTCacattcttcttcattttctatatttgagtcaatttaataaataatagtactccattcgtcGCATTTAAAActtctcatttttattggacTATTAGAAAAGGGCACAAACCAACAAATTTTATTCtgagatgaaaatgtgacattcAAATAGAACAAAtcgaaatgaaatatgagacGTTTCAAACTGGACCgaaataatagtatttctcttatttacgtagtcttttattttaaaattaaataagtaacAATATTGTCCATTTTAAACTTAACTAACAATATGGTCCTAATTTACATTTCAATTTACATTTATGAAATGTGTAAGTGATATTTAActatattatgataaaaagttttattattcgtgaGGTAATCATAATAGATCCGGGCCGGGTTCGGGCCCGCCCACCGACTACTCAGAGTATAAATACTACCATTCCCGCCCTCCGCCATTGAAacggagagagagaatggtgCGGAAGAgactgctgctgctgttgaAGCCATCTTATGATCTATCGCTTCACACCGCCGCCACCGTTACCACCGCCTCCTCCAATCGCGACAAGGTATCAAAAGTTTAgcctcaaaattcaaattaaacccTCTAATTTTGTTAGTTTTACCGTTCAATTGGAGCTGGTATTGAGGTGTTGCGATTTCACTCTGCTATGGTGAGAATCATTCAATAATTAGATCTTCGGTATTGAGATTCATTTGTGTTCGGTTCAGGAAATCTGGTTGTTTCCCCAATAATTATTCTGCATTACGCatatgtatttaatatttggGGAGAATGCCCAATTAGGAAAATTGGTGCAACCTAAATACCTAATCATGTAGCAATTCCCATGGatgagtttattttattttatttttcactcaaGATTGTCGATTTTTTTACTGTTCATCGTAATGCTCCCTCGTCCATGAAGTAATGTCCATATTTGACCGggcgagttttaagaaatatgaaggaaagtggatggaaaaagttagtagaatgaaTGTGGGTCCCACTTTTATTCAAGAATCAATCCGTTCTCTCTGGTGTGAAGAATGTGCTTTCGAAGAAGTTGCACGAGCCCACATTCCGTAGTTGGGAGTAGTTTTAAGCAGTGTGATATGGTgtatttatcatcattttacTTGATGCTTTCAGCCAGTAATATGTTCAAATCACACACTGGTTGCCTCTCCTCCCCTTCTCACTCTAATACTGCTTTGTGCACACTTTTATACGTTGTTTCTACCAGCCAAAACCATCATGGTGATGCAGATCTATTATGACGAATAAAGTAATGTAGTACGTAATTAGTTTGCGTCATTTTGGTCTCATATTCTGTTAGGAGCTATTACGGAGAACTTTGAGAAGGATAGTCCagaattgtttgttttatcaGCCGCCTCTCCATTTGATGCCTTCTCAAATGCTTCGTTCGATTCTCAGATGACATACCTTTTATTCGTTGATGATATTGCAGGTGTTGAAATACTTGCATAACAGGACTTTGTCTCACAAAAACACGGTCAACTTCTGCCAGAAAGTTTTGAGTAAAAAATCCGTTGAATGGGTAACTGCTCTCCGTAGTGAGATTTCTGAGCCTATCCGTGATGTTGATCTGGTCATTGCAATTGGAGGTGACGGCACACTACTACATGCAAGCCATTTGGTGGATGATTCGATCCCGGTCCTTGGAGTAAATTCTGATCCCACTCAACCAAAAGAAGTAATTAACTTCACTGCCTTTTTACCTTGCTAGATCAGATATCTTAATTTGATTCCATCTCCTTCTAATGCCTTATTTAAACGTGTTATTTAGGTAGCAGAATTCATTGAAGAATTTGATGCAACAAGGAGCACTGGATATCTTTGTGCTTCCACTGCCAGCAACTTTGAAGAGGTTAGGTTTCACaaaatctatttatatatttgaaacCTTCGGCTGCTGGCTGCTATTCGAAAGTATGACTTTGATTGAGTAAAGAGTTTCTGATACTAGTGGAAGTTAACATAAATACGTAGGTAGGAAATTCGTCTCTCTCGGTCTAGAAACACACTTTCTAAGTTCATAGCTACTGGTTTATTAGAGCTCTGACCCGATCTTCTTTCTTATTGgcatactatattttatatgtttgttttcTGAAATTGTGAGTTTTTTCTTATTCCACTCTTTCAAAGATCGAACTGCACATGGGTGTCTCTTAGTTATTTGAATTGGCTAGGATCGGATTATGTTCATGCTTCGTACTTTACATTCTTAGTATTATTGGTTTTGCAGATGTAATGAGCAGTTAACTGCTATAGATTTTTTTGTTCCTAAGTCTAAGTTCCCAGTTCCCACCATGAAATAGTGAcactctgttttttttttctaggtGGTAGACGACATCCTTGAGAATCGTGTTGAACCATCTGAACTATCACGGATGGCCATTGCTATCAACTCAAAGCCTATTCCAACCTATGCTCTCAATGATATTCTACTCGCACATCCATGTCCTGCAACAGTTTCTCGATTCTCATTCAGGTCGGGAAAATGGAAATTggtttggtttttttattttttatgggaaaATAGATATTggtttggtttttttatttcttaaaacacacGAACTGTGTGATTGATATTCTTGTTTATATAGGATCAAGAAAGATGGGGAGCCCTCCCCTCTACTTCACTCGAGATCAAGTGGCATCAGAGTGTCGACAGGCGCTGGATCAACGGCTGCAATGCACTCGGCTGGTGGATTCACAATGCCCATCTTCTCCAGGGAGCTGCAGTACTTGGTGAGGGAGCCCATTGCTGCAGGTTCAAACTTAACACACGGGTTTGTAAAATCGAACGAGACGATGGATATCTCCTGGTTCTGTAGAGAAGGGAAGCTGTATGTTGATGGTTCGAATGTGTTCCATTCTGTAGAGCTAGGGGATACGATAGAAATGTCTTCTAGGGCTCCGCAGTTGAAAATGTATCTGTCACCCGAAATTATTTCACGTAACAAGTGAATACACATAGATATATACTCGCATACTATAATTGTACGATGTCTCGAGTAGTTTGCAGATGGTAATCCCAGTGTTGCATTTACTAATATGTCGTTTTAGTTTCTATCAGAACGACAGTTGGGTGTTGAACGAACGAGTTACTCCTATGTCAGTGTCACTGCATGCTTGAGGAGGTAACTGCAAACATGGCTGcagtttcattttcaactaTAGCTTCATCACCTGCCATTATTAAGCAAGAACGGAATTTGATATCATGAATCAAGAAGAATAAACAGAATGCAAGAACTTAAATGAACGAAATCATTATCGAAAGTGTTATTTAATGTTGatcattattgaaaaataaagcaaagaTATATGTCACATTAGAGTAATTCTACCTACATCTGAGACTATATATTGCAATAGTGTAGCAGTTACTGGGCTTACATGAACACATGAGGTCGACTACGCGAGAGTTGAGGCCGCTTTATAGGTGAAAGGATAAGATTCCTCAGAGTCATTGAAGGATTTGCTGGGCGCTGTCCAGCTCCAACGCCAAAAGAAGGATGGGAACTTGGCACTCGACTACCAGTTTCAGCAAGACCGGCCGATTGTTTGGCAGGTGAGCCACCAGACATGTCAAATGTGGAGTTAGAATTGTTGTGTCGTGCCGGCCACATGTCATCTCTTGGCCCTGGAGTGTCAGGAGTGAGAACCGACCAATCTGCGACAAATAAGCCGGACTAGCACTTTTGGAAGAGTatgagaataattaaatatgccATTATTGGTATTTTTCAAGAGATCAAGTAGAATATTGTGTTATGCTGTAAAGATAAAAGTTTATAGGTAACTATCAGGGTAGAGCGGAACCATGTGAATATCTATGTAAGTGAAAATGGCGTCGAATGGGCTTACCGGTCCTCATAGAGTCTCTTCTGTCTGGTTCTGAGAACATGTTAGCTTCTGGCCTattgaagaaattatttgCCGGCTGAATTGCTGAACGTTTCATTGACTCGATTTCATTTCTTGCTTGATCGTACATATCATCGAGTTTCCTTTTTTGCCTGGCAGTGACAATAAGAACATCATTAGTAACCACAACCATAATTATAGTAAAAGAAGAGCAGTAGATTGACCTGCACTTTTCTGAAAACTTTTCTTGCAGTTCCACTTTATCCTTAGTCAGATTCTCATTCTCTTGCTCCAATATCTGGCACCTCTTACGCATTTTCTGGTACGCGCCAATTGTCTCCTCCATTTTCTGTGTAAGTGCCTCTTTCATCAATTCACATTTCTGCCGATACTGAGCTGCTAATTTATTCATCTTGGCTTGCATCTCCAATTCTTTTTGCCCAATATGAAACATGAAACTTTTGTATACACACTTCAATGCTAGGACCTTTTAAGGAATACTTAAATTACAGGAAGAACTAGATCCATAGTCTATCATACTGGTGAAACATAATCAATCGAGAAACATTGAGCTAGACTCTTTAGTTAAGGATACATATTTGAGGAGATAATCCCATCATGGCCATCTGCGCAAAACAACAACTAGTATGTCATGGAATGTGGTGAATGGCATATGATATGTAACTTAAGAAAGGGTAAATTGACACAAGCAAATGATAAACTAATCAAGAGGCAGAGTCTTTGCCAGAGAGTTTCCTCACATTGATCCATTCGTCATTTGGATTGATGTCCACTGGCTTCATATGACTGCCAAGTAAAAGGACGACATTTCAAaccaattaaaatcaaatgacTCCACAGATAACCACAAAACTATACCTTGTCTACATATTAGAGACACATGAAGAAGGGAAATATATGATTAAGTTCAACTTTCATTGCATCAGATGGGTGAAAAACTTCTGACACATAACATAACAGCTAGTCTATAATTTGATAACAGAATTGTTCCTTTTGGAAATTACAGACATAAGATAAAATGAACAAGTTTCACTTTGTTATCAATACCTTCTAGAGAGCACTTGATCACAAACAGGACACGAACCATCATTACTGAGAATCCTACCAGCATCTTCCGTGCCTTCAAAAGTTATTAAGGAAGTCTGACaaaacataccaaaatgacGACTTtgatagaaataaaaagtatgAGAATTAATCCATTCATATTTGGATACACATGATGTGACCACATGTTGTGGCGACTGCTCGCCCTTCCAATTCCCGCCAGCACgcattgcatctcatttcagTGTCTCAGaatgatttaattaacacTTCGCTCTTTTGAGTTCAACTTTGCAATATGTTGATAACCTGAGAATTGTAATAAGAAAACCAAAAACCAACTCAAGACTTTAAGCTTATAAAAGTGTTAAGCACAATAAAGCTGTTTAATAGTAATATCTAGTAAGCAAATAATGAGAACTGCTATCAATCAAAGTACTAGATCAAAATTCCTCTTTGACCTCAAAAGGCAGAACCTGCATGCTTGACCACAACACAAGTCCTGGATTCCAATTCAAACATAGATGAAGAAAATCTCAAAGATAATAAACAAGATCAGGTGCAATTCAACATCCTcgttttatcaaaaaaatcacTTGAAACACTTAGTATAGCTACGCTACCAAAGTTATACATAGAAAAATCGTGAAGATTAAACTCTCAATACACGAGAAATATAAAACGGTATAGCTGAATAGATCTAGTTCACCATTCACTCAAACAAAATCTGCAGGAAAAAAGCATCAATTTCAAACTTATCGCGCACGATGCTCAACTGAGACCTCTATCGTCAAATAAATCAGCAAAATCAAGCAATTAACCAATAGCAATTTAGATTCCTAAAATCGGAAGCTAAATCGCAGAAAATTATGGAAGCTTGCGAGCAATGTACACAGAATTCTGCAATTGTGCGAATAGAATTCAGATTGCGGCAGAAATTAGGCAGCGAAGAAAGTGTACAAACTGACCTTTAACTCCGGAAACAAGCAATGGTTGCTGAATTCAGAAATGTAGAGAAAATGGTAGGAATCGAAGCACTACGGAGCTAGGGTTATCGACTTGGAGCGAGATCGCAGATTGCGCGGCAAAGACGAGAAGAAATTCCGCGAGACGTTGCAGATTTAAATGATCTGCGAAATGGTAGTTAATATATAACCTTTTTAATTAGTGTCATTTAAAggattatataattatgaaagctttaatattttgtgataatttGACATATATTATCTTAAATTACACAATATTAccatatgaaataaaaattgtataatgAATCACACTTAACAAGAAATACGTCCAAAGCTGTCATTCAACCTCACGTGGACAACTACCTTTGCAAAAAATAGAACTTGGACTGTGAAAccttcaaaaaataaatatattgcgATTAGaatttacaaaacaaaaaaaaattgcgaTTAAACACAAAGgattttcaattattcaaGATTACACTGACCCCCAATTCTTTATGTAAAATACTTGAAAGGATCAATATTCATAATTCAACACTATTTCTATATGACATTATCACGAGATTAAATactagaataaaatatattcgtTCGAACAACGTTTATAAGACTTAATTCTCAGaatcatcaaattaaattcatgtgtggtcacccaaaaaaaaaaaaattaaaagcttGACAACTATTCATCACTTATTCTTGTGTTAGCAGTGATTGGAACGCTCGatttattgatgaaaaaaaaaacaatcgtGTAAATGGTTATTCGAACATTTAACTtattaatgaagaaaaaagattaattGGAACGTTGAACCTTTTTACGAAGAAAGAGGCGTGATGTGACGTGAAGAGTGACgactattttataaaaatcaccTCACCGCCTCAAAACAATACTACCAGAGCGATACGTGTTCACACTCAGCTTCCAACAACTATCCAACTTCACTATAAAAAGCTGCTCACCACCTCCCCGCCATTTCTCCCTCTCTCGGTTAAACCGCTGCTGCAACCCTCCTTTCCCCCACCTGAAGTTTCCTCCTGCTCTCTAACCGTTCGCTACTTGTCTTCTCCGCGGCTGGCGTGTGAACAATTGAGCGCGGGAATCGTCGCTGTTGCTGCTCTGTTACTGGCGGTGATGAAGATTCAGTGCAACGTCTGTGAGGCGGCGGAGGCGAAGGTGCTCTGCTGCGCCGACGAGGCGGCGCTATGCGGCGACTGCGATCAGAAGGTGCACGCCGCCAATAAGCTCTCCAGTAAGCATCAGAGGGTTCCTCTCTCTACTTCTTCGTCGCAGAAGCCTAAGTGCGATATTTGCCAGGTAGGTAGCTCACGATCTTTTCAGATCTCAATTCTGTTCCGCTTTCAGCtttcaattttgttatattttctaGTTTAGTTTGTTGAATTCCTTCGTTCCGCGTAGATTTGCCTAATTTGACTCAAACGATCACAACTGCCGAATTCTGAAATGATATGATGAACATTCAATTGAGTTTTTTCTAGTTTAGTTTGTTGAATTCCTTCGTTCCCCATAGATTTTCCTAATTTGACTCAAAACGATCGCAATTTCCAAATTCTGGAATGATATCATGAAGTAGTGTGCTGTGTGTTTAGCAACAGAGATTCGAATTAGATGTGTTCTTCACGTGTGGCTGTAGTTAGTTTCACATCACGCAAATACAAACTTCGAGATGCAGAAATTAGGCGATTTCCATGCGATCGCTTGCTCCTCCTCGAAACTGCAAATTAGGTACCTGGATATGTGAAGCAGTGTGTTGTGTGTTTAGTAACAGACATACGACGTAGATGTGCTCTTCTAGTGGGGCTGTAGTTAGTTACACTGATCATGAAGCATCTTCAAGCAAATAATCAATTTGTGAATTAGACATTTCACTATTATCAAACATTCGAACCTCGAGATGCAGAAATTAGGTTC is a window from the Salvia hispanica cultivar TCC Black 2014 chromosome 1, UniMelb_Shisp_WGS_1.0, whole genome shotgun sequence genome containing:
- the LOC125206971 gene encoding E3 ubiquitin-protein ligase CCNB1IP1 homolog isoform X5, with protein sequence MRCNACWRELEGRAVATTCGHIMCTEDAGRILSNDGSCPVCDQVLSRSHMKPVDINPNDEWINMAMMGLSPQISLKCVYKSFMFHIGQKELEMQAKMNKLAAQYRQKCELMKEALTQKMEETIGAYQKMRKRCQILEQENENLTKDKVELQEKFSEKCRQKRKLDDMYDQARNEIESMKRSAIQPANNFFNRPEANMFSEPDRRDSMRTGPRDDMWPARHNNSNSTFDMSGGSPAKQSAGLAETGSRVPSSHPSFGVGAGQRPANPSMTLRNLILSPIKRPQLSRSRPHVFM
- the LOC125206971 gene encoding E3 ubiquitin-protein ligase CCNB1IP1 homolog isoform X4 — translated: MRAGGNWKGEQSPQHVVTSCTSLITFEGTEDAGRILSNDGSCPVCDQVLSRSHMKPVDINPNDEWINMAMMGLSPQISLKCVYKSFMFHIGQKELEMQAKMNKLAAQYRQKCELMKEALTQKMEETIGAYQKMRKRCQILEQENENLTKDKVELQEKFSEKCRQKRKLDDMYDQARNEIESMKRSAIQPANNFFNRPEANMFSEPDRRDSMRTGPRDDMWPARHNNSNSTFDMSGGSPAKQSAGLAETGSRVPSSHPSFGVGAGQRPANPSMTLRNLILSPIKRPQLSRSRPHVFM
- the LOC125206971 gene encoding E3 ubiquitin-protein ligase CCNB1IP1 homolog isoform X3, with protein sequence MRAGGNWKGEQSPQHVTSLITFEGTEDAGRILSNDGSCPVCDQVLSRSHMKPVDINPNDEWINMAMMGLSPQISLKCVYKSFMFHIGQKELEMQAKMNKLAAQYRQKCELMKEALTQKMEETIGAYQKMRKRCQILEQENENLTKDKVELQEKFSEKCRQKRKLDDMYDQARNEIESMKRSAIQPANNFFNRPEANMFSEPDRRDSMRTDWSVLTPDTPGPRDDMWPARHNNSNSTFDMSGGSPAKQSAGLAETGSRVPSSHPSFGVGAGQRPANPSMTLRNLILSPIKRPQLSRSRPHVFM
- the LOC125206971 gene encoding E3 ubiquitin-protein ligase CCNB1IP1 homolog isoform X1, encoding MRAGGNWKGEQSPQHVVTSCTSLITFEGTEDAGRILSNDGSCPVCDQVLSRSHMKPVDINPNDEWINMAMMGLSPQISLKCVYKSFMFHIGQKELEMQAKMNKLAAQYRQKCELMKEALTQKMEETIGAYQKMRKRCQILEQENENLTKDKVELQEKFSEKCRQKRKLDDMYDQARNEIESMKRSAIQPANNFFNRPEANMFSEPDRRDSMRTDWSVLTPDTPGPRDDMWPARHNNSNSTFDMSGGSPAKQSAGLAETGSRVPSSHPSFGVGAGQRPANPSMTLRNLILSPIKRPQLSRSRPHVFM
- the LOC125206971 gene encoding E3 ubiquitin-protein ligase CCNB1IP1 homolog isoform X2 encodes the protein MRCNACWRELEGRAVATTCGHIMCTEDAGRILSNDGSCPVCDQVLSRSHMKPVDINPNDEWINMAMMGLSPQISLKCVYKSFMFHIGQKELEMQAKMNKLAAQYRQKCELMKEALTQKMEETIGAYQKMRKRCQILEQENENLTKDKVELQEKFSEKCRQKRKLDDMYDQARNEIESMKRSAIQPANNFFNRPEANMFSEPDRRDSMRTDWSVLTPDTPGPRDDMWPARHNNSNSTFDMSGGSPAKQSAGLAETGSRVPSSHPSFGVGAGQRPANPSMTLRNLILSPIKRPQLSRSRPHVFM